From a region of the Campylobacter showae genome:
- a CDS encoding ArdC-like ssDNA-binding domain-containing protein — MATEQEKKGWEQMSNAEKKESFDKYMKYKLFEAHKTAKADWQRDMSKEEVDNTMPYNALTGKTYSRETSMLLRAEMAIKGYDKAQFVTMEQGNAMGGVLKLKHDEQTGEILKTKNGLQARVDGVKMLYIADHELRPKLDKDGKEVVATVKDKDGNVRLDENTGKAITYVVKEKIPIKPRLETKTLYHVSQFDGLNEEKIKERDLTAIQNYRETAKNQAYEVRIDYGKTLGIGGNLAKQLDNLTIAQIKGVDYYNPAQRLDMSKEAEKAKKQTKQKDKGMEQGR, encoded by the coding sequence ATGGCAACAGAACAAGAGAAAAAGGGTTGGGAGCAAATGAGTAATGCCGAGAAAAAAGAAAGCTTTGATAAATACATGAAATATAAGCTCTTTGAAGCCCACAAAACCGCGAAAGCGGACTGGCAAAGGGATATGAGTAAGGAAGAGGTAGACAATACTATGCCTTATAACGCCCTAACCGGCAAAACGTATTCAAGAGAGACCAGCATGCTTTTAAGAGCGGAGATGGCCATAAAAGGCTACGACAAGGCTCAATTCGTAACGATGGAGCAAGGCAACGCTATGGGCGGAGTGCTCAAGCTCAAGCATGACGAGCAAACCGGCGAAATTTTAAAAACCAAAAACGGCCTACAAGCGAGAGTAGACGGCGTTAAAATGCTTTATATCGCAGATCACGAGTTAAGGCCGAAATTGGACAAAGACGGCAAAGAGGTCGTAGCGACGGTAAAAGACAAAGACGGCAACGTTAGGCTCGATGAAAATACCGGTAAGGCGATCACGTACGTAGTCAAGGAAAAAATCCCGATAAAACCGCGATTAGAGACGAAAACGCTCTATCACGTAAGCCAATTCGACGGGCTAAACGAAGAAAAAATCAAGGAGCGGGATCTAACGGCCATCCAAAACTACCGAGAGACGGCCAAGAACCAAGCATACGAAGTCAGGATAGACTACGGCAAGACATTGGGAATTGGCGGAAATTTAGCAAAGCAGCTAGACAACCTAACCATAGCTCAAATCAAAGGCGTGGATTACTACAACCCGGCGCAAAGGCTTGATATGTCCAAAGAAGCCGAGAAAGCCAAAAAGCAGACCAAGCAAAAAGATAAGGGCATGGAGCAAGGCAGATAG
- a CDS encoding type IV secretory system conjugative DNA transfer family protein gives MDSSKEFTAKRWAWAFFVSLIMGVVLYLAVVKVIFNPDLINVPAVAYKILINIGAPTLKLKAYVALFTLIAPFLVVFTWWLLPYFRDGEDYGSARFATPEDFPKMNINYKNGLVLGCHNIDSDNPQFLRATQPLSTLVVAPPGSGKTAGMIIPNLLSVLNSCVTLDIKGELYKKTAGYRQKYFNNEIQLFSPFSWDNTLFFNPFDRSIVKDMEYIHIKKLAEQIASTIFVGEKGNENDHWIVSARTMFVFFAEYFMQRDRHATLAQLAQAPKADYFEYLDEKFGEEAMKEIDEDDPDKERERDYDVDTFKIWLKQTSFDESIDESTRNQARAYARAADNEFASIKSTYDTFMKVFSNPQVASATSKMSFTFEDLRAKRISMYVVVQTEDIDILAPLIRIFIETLFKKLMSGQECSDPERFIYFFGDEFVRFGKMPFLLEAPALCRSYGLLPVFVTQSYEQIKKYYGEDDMNIVKNNSGYHVIFNMNSDKDAEDTSKLIGDYTNIKISKSQGNMELFKSNISKSKEAKKLVTAQDLKNQDSSDILILVKGFYKMPIKAKVPYWFKMAQWKGADKLEVEAKAEPNEATAPQDVHVAKKGSGKEAEGEAKTAENNANLNQSGINPADEKKQQRDELLKALKIKVDRE, from the coding sequence ATGGATAGTTCAAAAGAATTTACCGCTAAAAGATGGGCTTGGGCTTTCTTCGTTTCGCTTATAATGGGCGTAGTGCTATATTTGGCGGTAGTCAAGGTTATTTTTAATCCGGATTTGATAAACGTGCCGGCGGTAGCGTATAAAATTTTAATAAATATAGGCGCGCCGACGCTAAAATTAAAGGCTTACGTCGCATTATTTACGCTGATCGCCCCGTTTTTGGTAGTCTTTACGTGGTGGCTATTGCCGTATTTTAGAGACGGCGAAGATTACGGCTCGGCAAGGTTTGCGACACCTGAAGATTTCCCTAAAATGAATATAAACTATAAAAACGGTTTGGTGTTAGGATGCCACAATATAGATAGTGATAATCCGCAGTTTTTAAGGGCTACGCAGCCGCTCTCAACGCTAGTGGTAGCGCCTCCCGGAAGCGGTAAAACGGCGGGCATGATTATCCCAAATTTATTAAGCGTGCTTAATTCTTGCGTAACGCTGGATATCAAAGGCGAACTATACAAAAAAACGGCCGGGTATAGGCAAAAATACTTCAATAACGAAATTCAGCTATTTTCCCCTTTTAGCTGGGATAATACGCTATTTTTTAACCCGTTCGATCGCTCGATCGTTAAAGACATGGAGTATATACATATCAAAAAATTGGCCGAGCAGATAGCTTCTACCATTTTCGTAGGCGAAAAAGGTAACGAAAACGATCACTGGATAGTATCGGCAAGAACGATGTTCGTATTTTTTGCCGAATACTTTATGCAAAGAGATAGACACGCGACGCTAGCGCAGCTGGCTCAAGCCCCAAAAGCCGATTATTTTGAGTATTTGGACGAAAAATTCGGCGAAGAGGCGATGAAAGAGATAGACGAGGACGATCCAGATAAAGAAAGGGAGAGAGATTACGACGTAGATACTTTTAAAATTTGGCTAAAACAGACGAGTTTTGACGAAAGTATAGACGAAAGCACGAGAAACCAGGCGAGAGCATACGCAAGAGCCGCGGACAACGAATTTGCAAGTATAAAATCGACCTACGATACGTTTATGAAAGTATTTAGCAACCCGCAAGTAGCTAGCGCGACAAGCAAGATGAGCTTTACATTCGAGGATTTAAGAGCGAAAAGAATATCGATGTACGTAGTCGTTCAGACCGAAGACATCGATATTCTAGCTCCTTTAATCCGTATATTTATAGAAACGCTATTTAAAAAATTAATGAGCGGTCAAGAGTGCAGCGATCCCGAGCGATTTATATACTTTTTCGGGGATGAGTTCGTCCGCTTCGGCAAGATGCCGTTTTTATTAGAAGCCCCTGCGCTTTGTAGAAGCTACGGGCTTTTACCGGTATTCGTTACGCAAAGCTACGAGCAGATCAAAAAATACTACGGCGAAGACGATATGAATATCGTAAAAAATAACAGCGGATATCACGTAATTTTTAATATGAATAGCGACAAAGACGCAGAGGATACGAGCAAGTTAATAGGCGACTACACCAATATTAAAATCAGCAAATCGCAAGGCAATATGGAGCTGTTTAAAAGCAATATCTCAAAGAGTAAAGAAGCCAAAAAACTAGTAACCGCTCAAGATTTGAAAAACCAAGACAGCAGCGATATTTTAATTCTCGTTAAAGGCTTTTACAAGATGCCTATCAAAGCAAAAGTGCCTTATTGGTTCAAGATGGCGCAGTGGAAAGGGGCGGACAAGCTAGAAGTTGAGGCAAAAGCCGAGCCAAACGAGGCGACCGCGCCGCAAGACGTTCATGTCGCCAAAAAAGGGAGCGGAAAAGAGGCGGAGGGTGAAGCGAAAACGGCAGAAAATAACGCAAATTTAAACCAGAGCGGAATTAATCCTGCGGACGAGAAAAAACAACAAAGAGACGAGCTGCTAAAAGCTCTAAAAATTAAAGTGGATAGGGAGTGA
- a CDS encoding plasmid mobilization relaxosome protein MobC: MRKVAAHFIYFTEADARVLKRLSQRRNESKSAVIRKLVHVEKYADVLERIETNNEIISEFLREFGRLGVNLNQIAYHLNANITGPEEAKNDLEKNMRGFAIAIKELSAKMEDLKIKIDVKHTKTPSGEEEKGDENG, encoded by the coding sequence ATGAGAAAAGTAGCCGCGCATTTTATATATTTTACCGAAGCCGACGCAAGGGTGCTGAAACGCCTATCTCAAAGACGCAATGAAAGCAAATCAGCAGTAATTCGAAAGCTGGTACATGTAGAAAAATACGCTGACGTGCTAGAACGGATAGAAACGAATAACGAAATAATAAGCGAATTCTTACGAGAATTCGGTCGCTTGGGAGTAAATTTAAATCAAATCGCCTATCATCTAAATGCAAACATTACTGGTCCCGAAGAAGCCAAAAACGACCTAGAAAAAAATATGCGGGGTTTCGCAATAGCCATAAAAGAATTAAGCGCAAAAATGGAAGATTTAAAAATTAAAATAGATGTCAAACACACTAAAACGCCGAGCGGCGAGGAAGAAAAAGGGGATGAAAATGGATAG
- a CDS encoding ATPase, T2SS/T4P/T4SS family, whose translation MSESIILNNILGVLKPYLTLRANELIFNRPCEINIDYGDHWEIVQDPKLDIKFLNNFLIELATRRNQRFDETHCHLSCELPDPFLRYRIQAQHKSSLFNSDIAICIRIPSKEAFKLESFILSQNVINEGWTYEKIKELIRDKKNVLLSGGTGSGKTSFLNSLMGEIDPGERVVTIEDSQELRVENVNKTQLAVPKIATEIYSYQVAIDNAMRLRPDRLFLGEIDIRNTFSFLRVNNTGHAGNLSTLHANNPKDAIKAIKTNIILGGGLSSVDDRMLDSLIVTAIDYIIQIARVKNQRVITDILNLKELDIAKIVA comes from the coding sequence ATGAGCGAAAGCATAATTTTAAATAACATTTTAGGCGTTTTAAAGCCGTATTTGACGCTGCGGGCAAACGAACTAATATTTAATCGGCCATGCGAAATAAACATAGACTACGGCGACCACTGGGAAATAGTGCAAGACCCAAAGCTAGATATAAAATTTCTAAATAATTTTTTGATCGAGCTAGCCACTAGGAGAAATCAGCGCTTCGACGAAACGCATTGCCACCTCTCATGCGAGTTGCCCGATCCGTTTTTACGTTACCGCATCCAAGCGCAGCACAAATCAAGTCTGTTTAATAGCGATATCGCAATCTGCATAAGAATACCCAGCAAAGAGGCCTTTAAATTAGAAAGCTTCATCCTAAGCCAAAACGTGATAAACGAGGGCTGGACTTACGAAAAAATCAAAGAGTTGATCCGGGATAAGAAAAACGTACTTTTAAGCGGCGGAACTGGAAGCGGGAAGACCAGCTTTTTAAACTCGCTAATGGGCGAAATAGACCCGGGCGAGCGAGTAGTCACCATAGAGGACAGCCAAGAGCTAAGGGTGGAAAACGTTAATAAAACGCAGCTGGCCGTACCGAAAATCGCTACCGAAATTTACAGCTATCAGGTAGCGATCGACAATGCGATGCGTTTGCGACCAGATAGGCTATTTTTAGGCGAGATAGACATCCGTAATACCTTTTCATTTTTAAGAGTAAACAACACCGGGCATGCCGGAAATTTAAGCACCTTGCACGCAAATAATCCCAAAGACGCCATAAAGGCCATTAAAACCAATATTATTTTAGGAGGCGGCCTATCAAGCGTGGACGATCGCATGCTAGATAGCCTTATTGTTACGGCGATCGATTACATCATCCAAATAGCTAGAGTAAAAAATCAAAGAGTGATAACGGATATTTTAAATTTAAAAGAACTAGACATTGCAAAGATCGTAGCATGA
- a CDS encoding DNA type IV secretion system protein ComB10: MKKGKKTLLLSLATLSIISSPLLAEEIFNEAAGQEQQDEQIRNLQNQKDLNHLFENSKFPVDDYIYKAGKKAPSEDGQNLGEILKKLEELEAKKQSGQIAPGAPAATPEDMTKEQEQMAQRARDKQEELKAKQESLKQEIRRDNQAAYENKMRELIRAQILANRNNEIKNVNQNSSKYGADGFSNQKSIDISTNEHRLYRTIRAGRLIPAILTSAISSDLSGIVTAQIEQDIYAAMGRAVLIPRGSKVIGFYTNDTKIGHERLEIRWREIITPQGINIILTDAMAADNMGMNGVVGAINNKYWERYGIAYSISTITNALLLGIASKMGNSNNSYATEIYSNARSDISSVVQDIIQQQSQIKPTIEIKSGSRIFLVPTNHMWFAKPKNGEVMMQYFND; this comes from the coding sequence ATGAAAAAGGGGAAGAAAACGCTACTTTTAAGCCTTGCGACGCTTAGTATAATTTCCTCTCCCCTTTTGGCGGAGGAAATTTTTAACGAGGCGGCCGGGCAAGAGCAGCAAGACGAGCAAATAAGAAATTTACAAAACCAAAAGGATCTGAATCATCTTTTTGAAAATTCAAAATTCCCGGTCGACGACTATATCTATAAAGCCGGGAAGAAAGCGCCGAGCGAAGACGGGCAAAATTTAGGCGAAATTTTAAAAAAATTAGAAGAGCTCGAAGCCAAAAAGCAATCCGGGCAGATCGCGCCAGGAGCGCCGGCCGCTACGCCCGAAGATATGACGAAAGAGCAAGAGCAGATGGCGCAGCGCGCTAGAGATAAGCAAGAAGAGCTAAAAGCTAAGCAAGAGAGCCTAAAACAAGAAATAAGAAGAGACAACCAAGCCGCCTATGAAAACAAAATGCGCGAGCTAATCAGAGCTCAAATTTTAGCTAATCGCAACAATGAAATAAAAAACGTAAATCAGAACTCATCAAAATACGGCGCCGACGGCTTTTCAAATCAAAAGAGTATAGACATTAGCACGAACGAGCATAGACTATACCGCACCATCAGAGCCGGACGGCTGATCCCGGCAATTCTAACGAGCGCGATAAGCTCGGATTTAAGCGGAATAGTAACGGCTCAAATAGAGCAAGACATATATGCCGCGATGGGGCGAGCGGTGCTGATCCCTCGCGGAAGTAAAGTGATAGGCTTTTATACCAACGATACCAAAATCGGGCACGAAAGGCTGGAAATCAGGTGGCGGGAGATAATCACGCCGCAAGGAATAAATATAATATTGACCGATGCAATGGCCGCCGATAATATGGGAATGAACGGAGTCGTAGGAGCGATAAATAATAAATATTGGGAACGCTACGGCATAGCCTACTCAATTTCAACGATTACAAATGCTTTACTTTTGGGTATAGCCTCAAAAATGGGCAATTCAAACAACTCTTACGCCACCGAAATTTACTCAAATGCTAGAAGCGACATAAGTAGCGTGGTGCAAGACATAATCCAGCAGCAAAGCCAAATCAAGCCGACCATAGAAATCAAAAGCGGAAGCCGTATATTTTTAGTGCCTACAAATCATATGTGGTTTGCAAAACCGAAAAACGGCGAAGTGATGATGCAATATTTTAACGATTAA
- a CDS encoding TrbG/VirB9 family P-type conjugative transfer protein: MRNLIKLSIVSALALNLSAAEPQEGLSEEQMNQIRAIMRQTQELVNEQQQNGSMGEDIFNDKNKDVNNNIQSNFKINPLGLYKQRRQPQGVKFNDPNGGQIPEQDVIDFGSAPDASDRQMGKDELELMKNAIRNQDLKALQQKFHSKKYSGYENTQVVKYQPDKTIKIRTRHAMATTLIFDSEIDNFVLGDQTGFKIEQIPSQPNAIAIIPQLIGIDTSLTIFTSDGKIHTFYIFSTDYKNSNDPSFIVRIKDSETQKANLAKLETDSKEYLTIKDGIAELKVKKSDIYSGYTQKAKKENEWLLSAEIFSDKKFTYFKYSKDEMPQIPTIYAVIDKQDSPVETRVIGDYIIAETINPKFTIKSGDSYVCVDRKETQAEKLRKEIRKNLNTDEEAVKQRQKEHSKTITKNQEKYNESVKKARGF, translated from the coding sequence ATGAGAAATTTAATAAAACTTTCTATCGTCTCGGCGCTAGCTTTAAATTTAAGCGCGGCCGAGCCGCAAGAGGGGCTGAGCGAAGAGCAAATGAATCAAATCCGCGCTATTATGCGCCAAACGCAAGAGCTGGTAAACGAGCAGCAGCAAAACGGCTCGATGGGTGAAGATATATTTAACGATAAAAACAAAGACGTAAACAACAATATACAATCAAATTTTAAAATAAATCCGCTTGGTCTATATAAGCAAAGGCGGCAGCCTCAAGGGGTAAAATTTAACGATCCTAACGGCGGACAAATTCCTGAACAAGACGTAATAGACTTCGGCAGTGCGCCCGATGCCTCGGACAGGCAGATGGGCAAGGACGAGCTAGAGCTCATGAAAAACGCCATCCGCAATCAAGATTTAAAAGCATTGCAGCAAAAATTTCACTCAAAGAAATACAGCGGATACGAAAATACGCAAGTGGTCAAATATCAGCCCGATAAAACTATCAAAATTCGCACGCGCCATGCGATGGCCACTACGCTGATATTTGATAGCGAGATAGATAATTTCGTGCTAGGCGACCAAACCGGCTTTAAAATAGAGCAAATCCCAAGCCAGCCTAACGCCATCGCGATAATCCCGCAATTAATAGGTATCGATACAAGCCTAACGATTTTTACGAGCGACGGAAAAATCCACACTTTTTATATTTTTTCGACGGATTATAAAAATTCAAACGATCCAAGCTTCATAGTCCGCATAAAAGACAGCGAAACGCAAAAAGCCAATCTCGCTAAGCTCGAAACCGATAGCAAGGAGTATTTAACCATAAAAGACGGCATAGCCGAGCTGAAAGTCAAAAAAAGCGATATTTATAGCGGATATACGCAAAAAGCCAAAAAAGAAAACGAATGGCTGCTATCGGCTGAAATTTTTAGCGATAAGAAATTTACGTATTTTAAGTACTCCAAAGACGAAATGCCGCAAATCCCTACCATTTACGCAGTCATCGATAAGCAAGATAGCCCGGTAGAAACGAGGGTAATAGGCGATTACATAATCGCAGAGACTATAAATCCGAAATTTACGATTAAAAGCGGCGATAGCTACGTATGCGTAGATCGCAAAGAAACACAGGCCGAAAAACTAAGAAAAGAGATAAGAAAGAATTTAAACACCGATGAAGAAGCCGTAAAACAAAGACAAAAAGAGCATAGCAAAACAATAACGAAAAACCAAGAAAAATATAACGAATCCGTAAAGAAAGCAAGGGGATTTTAA
- a CDS encoding type IV secretion system protein has product MAFEERKIDPNFIFRAERSIKAYMFYTIIALAVVSVSLAVAIALLTPLKETKPVLLKFSDGDSRFVTIDDTSLNVRSNEELLKSILAGYVKNREMINRIDDAERYNEIRTQSSRQVWEAFQSLVSDPNSIYTTKNYFRNIQILNVAVLSQNVATVDFQAEITNPTRTEVSYKKYRSAIEYDFRNQSGTYADTMKNPTGFIVSKYQITQILDEKGSK; this is encoded by the coding sequence ATGGCGTTTGAAGAGAGAAAGATCGACCCGAATTTTATTTTCAGAGCCGAAAGAAGCATCAAAGCGTATATGTTTTATACGATCATAGCCCTTGCGGTCGTAAGCGTAAGCCTAGCAGTAGCAATAGCGCTTTTAACGCCGTTAAAGGAAACAAAGCCCGTTTTACTTAAATTTTCAGACGGTGACTCCCGCTTCGTGACCATAGACGATACGAGCCTAAACGTCCGCAGTAACGAAGAGCTGCTAAAAAGCATTTTAGCCGGATACGTTAAAAACAGAGAGATGATAAACCGCATAGACGACGCCGAGCGATACAACGAGATACGCACGCAAAGCAGCAGGCAGGTATGGGAAGCGTTTCAAAGTTTAGTAAGCGATCCAAACTCGATCTATACGACCAAAAACTATTTCCGCAACATTCAAATTTTAAACGTAGCCGTTTTAAGCCAAAACGTAGCGACGGTCGACTTCCAAGCCGAGATCACGAATCCTACGCGCACCGAAGTAAGCTATAAAAAATATAGAAGCGCGATAGAGTACGACTTTCGCAACCAAAGCGGCACGTACGCCGATACGATGAAAAATCCTACCGGCTTTATCGTAAGTAAATATCAAATAACGCAAATTTTGGACGAGAAAGGCTCAAAATGA
- a CDS encoding ATPase AAA, whose product MARGIIGVIKEWNQNKKKEKLKKELGIDVSQEKPNVKNKTENDVLSRINKINKKADEILMIAEPQIYTLAKENNIACKYGENIIITKDGNASIAVELKGVSYAGISLDDETDYLLNRVMFFTTLKDDVEINLIIKKIKQDDKEYTDKNINPYANEIIKKWETNQDIYAIRYFLIISTMTKNITGLLESFKTKMTSEEGDESNESAKLKQKIELLNDTFSNIKNYFSIYQPRQLSGDEIINFYATYSNAKETNLAYTNELITDSYISSYVEFKKDYIEFYRNDGTTKYARFISVKAYETEQIKSIITSNLIKSNNEFMAMIYLKAYEKRKAIKKIKDTKAFAVELVRQELDQLMELIQADRENLVETSFSVYCLADSLKELENRSNELKNILENQGLNVVRETLNQKALYFSFFPSRGNLNARKKTLNISNLATIANFENEVTGFNQNDWGGEAITTFKHLNGTPFLFNFHWQPDGDRPAGHTMIVGGTGSGKTTLAQFLMTNLFKYPIDIFAMDKLRGMYNFTNYVDGEYHDSESDGFKLNPFSLADTNENRDFLKSWLRFMAEVKNDEHEAINDINNTIDRIYDMKQDGQTLTLSDFIISLPSDNNEKSRLKIRFDNYKGSIFDNKEDALNFTKQLSVLNMDGILQNKKTAGLTAIYIFHKLKNKAKNSADKRGFFCFIDELKDYLQDETMQEKILEAILEWRKIGGVACMGFQSMSLFNNIERGSSFLDNMANFIIFPTNSEETLAELNAMIGLTPTEAKFLKETNSNARQILLNMKLRNESAKLDIDLSRLGSYLRVFSSSSDNVMLLKQLKNDSPIHWRKHYIEFKGKRS is encoded by the coding sequence ATGGCTCGCGGAATAATAGGCGTAATCAAAGAGTGGAATCAAAACAAAAAGAAAGAAAAACTAAAAAAAGAGCTTGGCATTGACGTAAGCCAAGAAAAACCAAACGTTAAAAATAAAACGGAAAACGACGTTTTATCAAGAATCAACAAAATCAATAAAAAAGCGGATGAAATTTTAATGATAGCAGAACCGCAAATTTATACGCTGGCAAAAGAAAACAATATCGCCTGCAAATACGGCGAGAATATAATAATCACCAAAGACGGCAACGCAAGTATAGCGGTAGAGTTAAAAGGGGTAAGCTACGCCGGAATCAGCTTAGACGACGAGACGGACTACCTTTTAAACCGCGTTATGTTTTTTACGACGTTAAAAGACGACGTAGAGATAAATTTAATCATCAAAAAAATAAAGCAAGACGACAAAGAATATACGGACAAAAATATAAATCCGTATGCAAACGAGATCATAAAGAAATGGGAGACCAATCAAGATATATACGCCATAAGATATTTTTTGATCATATCCACGATGACGAAAAACATCACAGGACTACTGGAGAGCTTTAAAACCAAAATGACTAGCGAAGAGGGCGACGAGAGTAACGAAAGCGCAAAATTAAAGCAAAAAATCGAGCTTTTAAACGATACGTTCTCAAATATCAAAAACTACTTCTCGATTTATCAGCCAAGACAGCTAAGCGGCGATGAGATCATAAATTTTTACGCTACGTATTCAAACGCAAAAGAGACGAATCTCGCATATACCAACGAGCTGATTACCGATAGCTATATAAGCTCATACGTAGAATTTAAAAAAGACTACATAGAGTTTTACCGCAATGACGGTACGACCAAATATGCTAGGTTCATAAGCGTAAAAGCATACGAAACAGAGCAGATCAAGTCGATCATCACCTCAAATTTAATCAAAAGCAATAACGAATTTATGGCTATGATTTATCTAAAAGCCTACGAAAAACGCAAGGCGATCAAGAAGATAAAAGACACTAAAGCGTTTGCCGTAGAGCTAGTCCGCCAAGAGCTAGATCAGTTAATGGAGCTGATCCAAGCCGACAGGGAAAATTTAGTGGAGACGAGCTTTTCGGTATATTGCCTAGCCGATAGCCTCAAAGAGCTGGAAAACCGCTCGAACGAGCTAAAAAATATCCTAGAGAATCAAGGACTAAACGTCGTGCGGGAGACGCTAAATCAAAAAGCTCTTTATTTCAGTTTCTTCCCTAGTCGCGGAAATTTAAATGCTAGAAAGAAGACGCTAAACATCAGCAACCTAGCCACGATCGCAAATTTTGAAAACGAGGTAACCGGTTTTAACCAAAACGACTGGGGCGGCGAAGCGATAACGACGTTTAAGCACTTAAACGGCACGCCTTTTTTATTTAACTTCCACTGGCAGCCGGACGGCGATCGCCCCGCCGGTCACACGATGATAGTAGGCGGAACGGGAAGCGGAAAGACGACGCTAGCGCAATTTTTAATGACAAATTTATTTAAATACCCCATAGATATATTTGCAATGGATAAGCTGCGCGGTATGTATAACTTCACGAACTACGTAGACGGCGAATACCACGATAGCGAGAGCGACGGCTTTAAATTAAATCCGTTCAGTCTGGCTGACACAAACGAAAATAGAGACTTTTTAAAATCATGGCTGCGCTTTATGGCCGAAGTTAAAAACGACGAGCATGAAGCCATAAACGATATTAACAACACGATAGATCGTATATACGACATGAAGCAAGATGGTCAAACGCTAACGCTAAGCGACTTTATCATATCGCTTCCAAGCGACAATAACGAAAAATCAAGGTTAAAAATCAGATTTGACAATTACAAAGGCTCAATATTCGATAACAAAGAAGACGCCTTAAATTTTACCAAACAGCTATCGGTGCTAAATATGGACGGCATACTGCAAAACAAAAAAACCGCCGGGCTTACGGCTATATATATTTTTCATAAGCTAAAAAATAAAGCCAAAAATAGCGCAGATAAGCGCGGCTTCTTTTGTTTCATAGACGAATTAAAGGATTATTTGCAGGACGAGACGATGCAGGAAAAAATCCTTGAAGCGATTTTGGAGTGGCGCAAGATAGGCGGAGTAGCTTGCATGGGATTTCAAAGCATGAGCCTATTTAATAACATCGAGCGCGGCTCGTCGTTTTTGGACAATATGGCAAATTTTATCATATTTCCGACCAATAGCGAAGAGACGCTGGCGGAGCTAAACGCGATGATAGGATTAACGCCGACAGAGGCTAAATTTTTAAAAGAGACCAATTCGAACGCGAGGCAAATACTGCTAAATATGAAGTTAAGAAACGAGAGTGCAAAGCTGGATATAGATTTATCGAGGCTTGGAAGCTACTTGCGAGTATTCTCGTCGAGCTCTGACAACGTAATGCTTTTAAAGCAGCTTAAAAACGATAGCCCGATCCACTGGCGAAAACATTACATAGAATTTAAAGGGAAGAGGAGTTAA